One region of Xylanimonas ulmi genomic DNA includes:
- a CDS encoding YraN family protein, whose amino-acid sequence MAAKDDVGRRGERIAAEMLAREGYTVLARNWRGQGGELDLVALDGTTLVAVEVKTRTSTRFGHPAEAVTPRKLARLRRLTGQWLTAHGHEVRPRPHEVRIDVVAVTLPRQDAACVEVLRGVS is encoded by the coding sequence ATGGCGGCGAAGGACGACGTGGGGCGGCGGGGCGAGCGGATCGCCGCCGAGATGCTGGCCCGCGAGGGGTACACGGTGCTCGCGCGCAATTGGCGCGGGCAGGGCGGCGAGCTGGACCTGGTCGCGCTCGACGGCACGACGCTGGTGGCCGTCGAGGTCAAGACCCGCACGAGCACGCGGTTCGGGCACCCCGCCGAGGCCGTGACCCCGCGCAAGCTCGCCCGGCTGCGGCGCCTGACCGGGCAGTGGCTCACCGCGCACGGGCACGAGGTGCGCCCGCGTCCGCACGAGGTGCGGATCGACGTCGTCGCGGTGACGCTGCCGCGCCAGGACGCCGCGTGCGTCGAGGTCCTGCGGGGGGTGTCCTGA
- a CDS encoding DUF2469 domain-containing protein: MSAEDLENYETEMELALYREYRDVVGLFSYVVETERRFYLANQVDLQVRSAAGEVYFELRLGDAWVWDVYRSARFVKSVRVVTFKDVNVEELAKADLAL, from the coding sequence GTGAGCGCCGAAGACCTCGAGAACTACGAGACGGAGATGGAGCTCGCCCTCTACCGCGAGTATCGCGACGTGGTGGGCCTGTTCTCCTACGTGGTGGAGACCGAGCGCCGGTTCTACCTCGCCAACCAGGTGGACCTGCAGGTGCGGTCCGCGGCCGGTGAGGTGTACTTCGAGCTGCGGCTCGGCGACGCCTGGGTGTGGGACGTGTACCGCTCCGCGCGGTTCGTGAAGTCGGTGCGCGTGGTGACGTTCAAGGACGTCAACGTCGAGGAGCTGGCCAAGGCCGACCTCGCGCTCTGA
- a CDS encoding ribonuclease HII, protein MSGEASSAPRAQRRPTPPRRREPSARKTPTLRFERALVAGGARLVAGMDEVGRGALAGPVSVGVVVVDAATRTAPKGVADSKLLTPAAREALVPHLRRWPVAWAVGHAGPAEIDAHGIIAALRLAGWRALAQVRRVCGDVDAVLLDGSHDWLSRGQADLFEAAGLDAATAPEVEPAVRTMVKADLQCASVAAASVLAKVERDLLLTNLARQYPAYAWDQNKGYSAPAHIQALRVHGTTPQHRRSWNLRALAGDAVAPDRVAERFADAVTESLDVRVGVPATTDLGG, encoded by the coding sequence GTGTCGGGCGAGGCTTCGAGCGCGCCGCGCGCGCAGCGCCGCCCGACGCCCCCGCGCCGCCGTGAGCCGAGCGCGCGCAAGACGCCCACGCTGCGCTTCGAGCGGGCGCTGGTCGCCGGGGGCGCGCGCCTCGTGGCGGGTATGGACGAGGTCGGGCGCGGCGCGCTCGCCGGGCCGGTGAGCGTCGGCGTCGTCGTCGTGGACGCCGCCACCCGGACGGCGCCCAAGGGCGTGGCCGACTCCAAGCTGCTGACCCCGGCCGCCCGCGAGGCGCTCGTGCCGCATCTGCGGCGCTGGCCCGTCGCATGGGCGGTGGGGCACGCCGGCCCCGCCGAGATCGACGCGCACGGCATCATCGCGGCGCTTCGGCTGGCCGGGTGGCGCGCGCTCGCGCAGGTGCGCCGCGTGTGCGGCGACGTCGACGCCGTGCTGCTCGACGGCTCGCACGACTGGCTCTCGCGCGGGCAGGCCGACCTGTTCGAGGCTGCCGGACTCGACGCCGCCACGGCGCCCGAGGTCGAGCCCGCGGTGCGCACCATGGTCAAGGCCGACCTGCAGTGCGCGTCGGTCGCGGCGGCGAGCGTGCTGGCCAAGGTCGAACGCGACCTGCTGCTGACCAACCTCGCGCGGCAGTACCCCGCCTACGCGTGGGACCAGAACAAGGGCTACTCGGCGCCCGCGCACATCCAGGCCCTGCGCGTGCACGGCACGACGCCGCAACACCGCCGGTCGTGGAACCTGCGCGCCCTGGCGGGAGACGCGGTCGCGCCCGACCGTGTGGCTGAACGCTTCGCCGACGCCGTCACGGAGAGCCTCGACGTCCGTGTCGGCGTGCCAGCGACGACGGACCTGGGAGGATGA
- a CDS encoding YifB family Mg chelatase-like AAA ATPase, with protein MSLGTTAAVALVGLAGHVVEVQAQLAYSVPGFTLVGLPDTALSESRDRVRAAVLSTGLAWPNRKITVNLSPASLPKHGSAFDLAIAVAVLAGAGVATAPGLDRVVHLGELGLDGRLQPVRGVLPMVAAAVAAGYRDVVVPTADVPEASLVPGARVRGATTLADVVTMHGGPACAAPDVEPARRARVTGTRRAPGDLADVLGQDLPRLALEIAAAGGHHLLFTGPPGAGKTMLASRLPGILPDLTEAEAVEVTAVHSVAGTFDPGGGLVTRPPYEDPHHTATPAAVVGGGSGLPRPGAASRAHRGVLFLDEAPEFSARVLETLRQPLEHGELVIHRSGGTARFPARFQLVIAANPCPCGMGSGKGLECVCTPMAKRRYLSRLSGPLLDRVDLQVEVEAVGRAGMRGERGESSAAVAARVAAARAAARARLAGTPWTVNAEAPGPWLRERLRPRWSVMRDVDRALDAGALSLRGADRVLRLAYTVADLAGRDEPTAGDVGQALALRTGRAA; from the coding sequence ATGTCGCTCGGGACGACGGCGGCCGTCGCGCTCGTGGGCCTGGCGGGGCACGTGGTCGAGGTGCAGGCCCAGCTCGCCTACTCGGTGCCCGGGTTCACGCTGGTGGGACTGCCCGACACCGCGCTGAGCGAGTCGCGTGACCGTGTGCGCGCCGCGGTGCTCTCGACCGGACTCGCCTGGCCGAACCGCAAGATCACCGTCAACCTGTCGCCGGCGTCGCTGCCCAAACACGGCTCCGCGTTCGACCTCGCGATCGCCGTCGCGGTGCTCGCGGGCGCCGGTGTGGCGACCGCGCCCGGGCTCGACCGTGTGGTGCACCTCGGCGAGCTCGGCCTCGACGGCCGCCTGCAGCCCGTGCGCGGGGTGCTGCCCATGGTCGCCGCGGCCGTCGCGGCCGGCTACCGCGATGTCGTGGTCCCGACGGCGGACGTTCCCGAGGCCTCACTCGTCCCGGGCGCGCGCGTGCGGGGCGCGACGACGCTCGCGGACGTCGTCACGATGCACGGCGGACCGGCGTGCGCCGCGCCGGATGTGGAGCCGGCGCGGCGGGCGCGCGTGACCGGGACGCGGCGCGCGCCCGGCGACCTGGCCGACGTGCTGGGCCAGGACCTGCCCCGGCTGGCACTGGAGATCGCCGCGGCGGGCGGGCACCACCTGCTGTTCACCGGGCCTCCCGGCGCGGGCAAGACCATGCTCGCCTCGCGGCTGCCCGGCATCCTTCCGGACCTGACCGAGGCCGAGGCCGTCGAGGTGACCGCGGTGCACTCGGTCGCGGGCACCTTCGACCCCGGCGGCGGACTGGTCACGCGGCCGCCATATGAGGACCCGCACCACACCGCGACGCCCGCAGCCGTGGTGGGCGGCGGCTCGGGCCTGCCGCGGCCCGGGGCGGCGTCACGCGCGCATCGGGGCGTTCTGTTCCTCGACGAGGCGCCCGAGTTCTCGGCCCGGGTCCTGGAGACGCTGCGCCAGCCGCTCGAGCACGGCGAGCTCGTCATCCACCGCAGCGGCGGGACCGCGCGGTTCCCGGCGCGCTTCCAACTCGTCATCGCGGCCAACCCGTGCCCGTGCGGGATGGGTTCCGGCAAGGGGCTTGAGTGCGTGTGCACCCCGATGGCCAAGCGACGGTACCTGAGCCGGCTGTCCGGGCCCCTGCTCGACCGCGTCGACCTGCAGGTCGAGGTCGAGGCGGTGGGCCGGGCCGGGATGCGTGGTGAGCGCGGAGAGTCGAGCGCCGCGGTCGCGGCGCGCGTCGCGGCCGCCCGGGCGGCGGCCCGGGCGCGATTGGCGGGCACGCCCTGGACCGTCAACGCCGAGGCGCCGGGCCCGTGGCTGCGTGAGCGGTTGCGGCCGCGGTGGTCGGTCATGCGCGATGTCGACCGGGCGCTCGACGCCGGCGCACTCTCGCTGCGCGGCGCCGACCGCGTGCTGCGGCTGGCCTACACGGTCGCCGACCTCGCCGGGCGTGACGAGCCGACCGCCGGCGACGTCGGCCAGGCGCTCGCGCTGCGCACCGGGAGGGCCGCATGA